The genomic segment GTATGCTAATGATGATTCGAAATCTCTAAAATATGAAATGATCTTGATAACTATATATGAGCCGTGTTGTAAGTTTTTACGAATGACTGAAAAATAAGTGAACATATTCAatagttttaatatgttttggtCTTAAAATAGAAGTGAAACCTACAATAGACAAGAGTTATTCATCATGGTGTCATTCATCATATACACCACTCACACATTCATCAGATAGTAGCAACAAGAACCTTTTGCAAAGTACATATTATAGGGACTGTAAGAACATGATCAACCCACTCAACTTTTCCCGAAATTTCACCATTTTTGCGCCTTTCGAGCGTAATCACTGCACACCATATCATCTTCTCATCATGCTCAGTATAATTAAAATGCTCCTCCCACAATACCGCCATCTTTCCACCATAATTAACCAATCTAACACGAGTAAGAATAATAGGTAGTACTATATATCTCCAATTTTCTCCACTGTCCTACCTCAGTGTCATACCATCTGAACTCACTAGTGCCTTTCTGTGTCATGTAAACAGCATACAAAACGTTTTCTATCTCACAGTAACCATATGAATCCCTATAACTACGCATCTCTGATTCAACGGGGTTCCATTTACCTTCCTTGGGATTGTAAGCAACCACCTCGCGGTCAGAACTATTGCCCACGTGCCACATTTCATCAATACATAGgattttgaagttgagttttttTCCGTGTAAGGGCTGGGAACATGATCCCAAACTTGTGTTGTTGTGTCAAACACCGCGAAAGTGTCCTTGAAGGATTTAGTATTGCCGTCTTTGCAGCTTCCTACTACATAAATCTTTCCATCAAGGACGCCAGCAGAAGCTGTACGTAACTCCACTAGCAAGCTTGGAGCCTCGCGCCACGTGTGAGATATGCAATCAAAAATCGAGAAGCTAGAAGGTGATTAGTATCCGCTAATGTTGTAGATATCAGAACCAACCGCCACGAGACTCGAAATTCCCacaggaggaggatgaggactTGGGACCGTAGCCAAAACGTATCCACTTGacttttcttattcttattcctTGTGTCGTAACGTAGTGTTTCATGATCAGGTTTCCTACATAGAGTAAACCACCTAGGTGTCTGAAAAGGTAGAAACTGTAAGCACACATAGAGACAACTCTCGGTGTGATCCAAGAGTGATCGGTCTTTGCAAAGCTCCGGTGAAGCTAGGATTGATCGAAAGCTCTTAGAGACAAGTGAGAGAGTCGGATAGTACAATCTTGAGACGCGTGCGATGCAGCTCGGTAACAAATCATCCGGAAGTGACGGATTTGGGTTTGATTCCGGCGCCGACAACAGATTTTCCGGGGAAGACATTGACGGGGAATCGAAGAGACAAAATCGCCCGTGATGCTCGAAACTGGGAGAGAACAAATTTAGGGTTTGGACTTTAGATATACAGAGGGATTAAAACCGGTCCTTACCTTTGGTTAAGGTGTAAACCGGTTAAAACTTTGATAATGTTTGGGTTTGGCATTGGTTTTCACTCCAAAAGAACCgggtaaaatataattttcctaaattaaaattcagaaagTTAATCACCAAAAGGCAAACTAATCCTTATGTCATTATGTGGTAACTAATAGGAAAATACACAAAAagggtaagaaaaaaaaaatcagttagcGATTATTATTAATTCACTTTCCAAATTGATGAAACCGAATCAAATAGCATAATTATTTGACTGGCTATCTAAAACtaagaacaaaatattttgcTCAATGCTAAATGAAAATCATTTTTCATGAAGGCATCATCATACTTCACACTCCAGCTCCAAACTCAGCAcgtaaagaaaaattcaaaatactatatACTGTTTAACCGGTTCTCACCTTATAGTATGAGGATGATCCCAATTCAAGTGGTCGAGTTTGAGGATGTTACACTATCTTTGACCAAATCACATCTTGTTACGTGATCGTAGGAGCAATAACTTGGTGCGTAGATGACGGAGCTGATTCCGTTAATAGTAAACATATGTAGAGACAACTCTCTCTGTGGCCCGAGAGTGACCGTACGTGCCAAGTAAAGCTCTGGTGAAGTTAGGACTTAGGAGAGATTGAAAGCTCTTTGAGACGAGGGAGAGAGTCGGTGTCGGATAACACAATCTTGAGACCCGCGCGATGCAGCTCAATATCAAATCATTGGGAAGTGACGATGGATTCGTGTTCGATTGCGATATCTTGTACGCCTTCTTCTTTCCCCGGGACAACATTGACTAAGACGACTTCTCCAACTTCTCCAATTCGGTTTTTGTATACCGAATTCAGCCGGTTTTTTGTAAACCGAATTCAGAATAGGTAAACCATAACCAGAAATTTTGGCGGAACACTTTTCACCTCAGCCTCACATTActctctcacaagtcacaaagatacacagagacagagaagagagaagtgaagagaagagaagagaagagaagaggatggGATCTATATCGGCAGCTCCTGGAACAACTGTATTGTTCTCAAATCTCCGTCGCCACAGTATTTACAATCGTCGCCATGAGAATCTATCCGTCGTTTCGTCTTCTTCACAACCGTCTCTGATACCACGGCAGAGATGGCTCTATGTCCCTAAGACGAGGTTGAGAAGAGAGATTCTAAAGCTCGATTTCATCGCAAGAGCTGCTGATTCCACTAGCTCTTCTCCTTCTGTAGCTTCCGGTGATGGAACCTTAATCCCCGATGATGAATTCACTCTAGCCAAGGTTTATATTTTCCTTCCGACCTTTTCAATCCCTAATTAAGTGTTCAAATTGTGATATTTATGGTGAAAAGTATAGTTTATCTCTCTAAGTAGGTAGATTCGATTAGTAGTGATCTGATATTGAGAAATTGGGAAATTGGAACAAAGTTTCACATTGAGTGTTTTGGATTTTGCAGATTTCGTTTGGTGTTATTGGGCTAGGTCTCGGGGTTTCGCTACTCTCGTGAGTTTTGTATTCAtgcctttgtttttttgttgctatAGAGTTATTATGtgagtttattttttcatttatggATGTGTTAAAATCCTACAGGTATGGTTTTGGGGCTTATTTTAATATCCTTCCTGGATCTGAGTGGTCTGCTATTATGCTTACATATGGATTCCCCCTTGCTATTATTGGAATGGCTCTCAAGGTACTTAATTCTTCTAATGTccactaatattttaaaagcCTGTATAACTTTATTGTGAAATTTGACTTGTGGTGTATTAGAGTTACTTCAATTATaatgttttgttctgttttgctttctttgtaGTACGCAGAACTCAAACCAGTTCCTTGCTTGAGCTACTCGGATGCAGTGAAGCTTAGGGAAAGCTGCGCTACTCCTATTTTAACACAGGTACTTAATTGTTTATGGACCTCTGGTGGTTGCTCTTGATACTTACAGGAGTACCTTCATTCTGATTATAGATAATTCTTCATATTATAGTTCTACATAGATATGtcaaacatatttttgtttcttgttagaGGATAGATGTTAGTAGTTGTCGTCATTAGTATTTGGATATTCAGTCTCAATGCTAGCTCGAATTCAGAGTAGTATGCTCACTTGCACAAGTTCTTGCTTACACAAAAGTTCAGTTAGTTTCCCTTTTGCCTATATGACATTGAAATTGTAGTCTTGTCAGTGCACATTGGATGCTAAACTTACTTCTCATGAATTGTTAATGTGCCGGGattcttatttcctttattaGGTTAGAAATGATGTCACGAGATACCGTTATGGAGATGAACAACATTTGGAAGAAGCATTAAAACGGATCTTTCAGTATGGACTGGTAAGCTattttattgaaacaaaaacgAAGCATGAAATACGCTTTCTTACTTGCGGTTTAACCCCTCTTTCTTACGACTGTTTTGGTCATAAGGGTGGAGGAATCCCAAGACGTAGTGCACCTATCTTACAGATGATTAGGGAGGAGGTAAAATTAATCATGTGCAtgaatttacatatattgacatGAACATTGACCTGTGAAACTACACTTACCCGGATCATTCTCGATAACTCATGTTTGTAGGTCCTGACTGATGGTCGTTACTGCTTGGTCCTTGTATTTGAGGCCAAAGCTCTGAATTTGTCAGATTTTGAAAAAAGACAGGTATGATTACCTTTATAAACTAACTAGCTACAGTATGCACTTATTTGCTTAGCGCGTAGGAAAATAGCATAATTTGTTTCATCGTATCTAGTCTCTAAAAAGTAGAATTACTCTGaaactgaaattttaaaacataaaattgttttgatagGCGAAATTCACTTCCTTCTTTGGACCAGACATCACTGCAGAAGTTGGTAAGTAGTGAATCAGTTCACCATCCAATTTCAGGTTCTCGTTTGTTAAATTGATTTCTGAACCATTAAAAAATTTGCTTTGAAGGTAAAGGAGAAAGTGAAAATCTCTATGAAGTTAGACTGATTTCCAACGTCTCCACCAACTCtgtatcttcttcctcttagaTATGTACAATCACATAAACAGTTACGTTTCTGTCATTTTCCGCTTGTATATCAGTTCAATATAATCATTTCTGTATACAGTACTTTAAAAGTGTTGAGGCTGGAGGTGACTATAGTATGTATATAGATTGCCATCGTTGTATTCTTGTATTCTTTAATTCAGTCATGTCGAGGTCTAGTTATGAAATTTCTCTGGAGATGTGGTTAGAGACAGAATGAGAGAAGCTTCTACATTGTGAAGGAGGAAGTAGAACGTGCATTGCCATGTCCATGATCCTTAAGCTTCATTCTTCACCATTGTGGTTTGTTCTAGATGACCTTTAAAAACTTGCAACGATTGCCAAGTCAACCAACATTTCGGTACAAAACAGAatgaaaagggaaaagaaaaaaagaaaaaagaaacagaaaaaccGGACTGAGTTATTTATACAGAGTGGTGAACATTTTGGAGCATTTGAGGAACATACAAAAAATGGTTTCAGATCCATACGAGAGGGTAAGGGTTAGGATGGTAAGTATTTGGCtggatcattaaaaaaaaaatagcaccTCTGATGCAAGGCAAAATACTCTTTTGAGTAAGAAATTATTTGAGCAAAGTCCTCGAGGTTTGGAAGAATCATGCTAACAAAGAAAGTTCGGGACATTTATATCCATTGTCCATCATGTAGCAGTAgcaatttatttttgactttgGTGTCGATAGCTATTTTGCCTTGTGGAAATAAGTCATTGTTGCAAGACTCTTTGCACAATGtttgttatcattttttttctttaaacagtTCCGAGGTGCCGCTAATCTATCTGCCCGGTGTCTTCTTACAATAAGCATTAGTCTTTTGAGCATGTCCTTTTAGCCTTCCTGATCATTAAGACTACGTACGGTagacttttaaaaaacttgagaAACTTCAAAAAGAATACGACAATCTACATGATGAAAAATGAAGCTAAGTTGGTGTTGGTAATATTGAACCTCACATGTTCGTAGTTTTCTTTAACAACTAATTTCCTAATACAATCTCTATGCAATGTTTTCTCTGTGAGAAATTTATCTCACGCATGTTCATAGTTTTCGTTTCATTTATGTCCcgttgaaatttcaaaaatgcaACTTGTAATAAAAGTCAAGCAatgtggaaaaaaagaaaaaaaaaacaaaagcttgtCCAGGGGCGGACCTACGGCAAGTATGGTGGTGGCAGCTGCcagcagtaaaaaaaaaatatatatgagtttttattgatttttttaaaaatgtaaataattgccaccaccaaaaaccaaaaaattgcCCCCACCATCGTAAAATTTACCTTTGCCTTAATGGTCCAAcatcttttgtttaaattttttagagaGCCAAAAGCCCACAGcaataaaaatttttaaaaataaattaaagccTAATTagtaaactaaaactaattagttttacaaattaaaaccctaaactagtttttttgttgtctctctTTCACGTCCTGGTTTTttgcagaggaaaaaaaatcagaaagtggtaagtttttttctttgctccTTTAACCTTTAGAACTGTTTATTGTAATCAACAATTCaacatttattgttttgttagtATTATTTCAAAACGATCAGGAACGATAAAACATTATAAGTGTATCTgaattactattttttattgACAGATATACGTATACTCGATGGTTATGCTTTTATggaattttgtttcataattcaatgaatataaaattcataatttttgaGACATAGATTAATGTAATctttatgtaatttattttattgaattcaTGTGATGACCGTAGACAGATGTGATACattattgtctttttttctaaTCCTTTAACTAATgacaggtttttgtttttgtagataaATTACCAATATGCAAGCCAATATGAAACGATTTTTCAAACCGATTTCTGGTTCAACGTCCAACACCAATGTGATGATTTGTCATGGGATCCTGCTGAGAGGAAAGAGATAATGAGTTATCATCCGAATGAAAGAGACGAGATAAGATGCAGATATCTTGTTAGAGGTCCATGTCAACCTTATGATCATCcttttaagaaaacaaagatgagtAATGCAATGAGACGATTTAATCCAGCTTGGTTTGAGAAATATGGTACTTGGCTAGAGTATAGTGTATCAAAAGAGAgagctttttgtttgtgttgctaCTTATTTAAAGATGACGTACGAAAGCAAGGTGGCAATGATGCGTTTGTGAAAGAAGGGTTTTGTAACTGGAATAAGCCTGACAGGTTAGACACTCATATGGGTAAATCATCCAACAGTTCTCACTGTAGTGCTGCTGAGAAATGTGATAACTTGATGAAGCAAGGTCAGTCTATCGTGCATGCCTTGTTTAAGCAAGACGATGTGGTgaagaaagagtaccacattcGTTTAAATGCTTCAATTGGTGTTTCCAGATATTTGTTGCGACAAGGATTGTCTTTTCATGGTCATGATGAGTCAGAAGAATCTGCCAATAGAGGAAATTTCTTGCAACTCGTGAAATACACAGGAGAACAAAATGATGCTATAAGTAAGGTTGTTTTGAATAATGCTCCAAAAAATAACCATATGATTTCACCAAAGATTCAGAAAGAGATCGTGAATTCTTTTGCAGAAGAAGTAGTGAAGTCAATTATTGAAGAAATTGATTATGGTGTGTTTGGTCTGTTAGTTGATGAGTCTGCAGATATATCTCACAAAGAACAAATGGCTGTTGTATTCCGATTTGTTGATAAGAGCGGAGCAGTGAAAGAAAGGTTTATTGGAGTTGTTCATGTAAAAGAAACGTCATCTGCATCTTTAAAGTCTGCTATTGATAATTTGTTTGCTAAATACAGGTTGAGCTTAAAAAGGCTACGAgggcaaggctatgatggagcAAGCAACATGAAGGGGGAATATAATGGCTTGAGAGCATTGGTTGTTAGAGAAAACAATGCTGCTTATTAtgttcattgttttgctcatcAACTTCagttggtggtggtggcaaTCGCAAAAAAACACTTTGAGGTTGGTGATTTTTTCGATATGATTTCTACATTAGTGAATGTAGTTGGAGCTTCTTGCAAAAGGCAAGATATGATTAGAGAAAACTATCAAAGAAAAGTGCAGGAAGGAATTAGTAGAGGTGAGATTAACACTGGTACAAGATTGAATCAAGAAATTTTGCTTCAAAGACCTGGAAATACTCGTTGGGGTTCTCATCAGAAAACATTGGAAGGGTTAGTTGAGTTGTTTTCTACTATCATTGAGGTTCTTGAGTATATCcaaaatgagaagaagaatgtaGTTTGAGTTTGGTGACAACCCATccatggaccccactagcctcactgctagctgccCAACGGACTGTCGTGGACCCTGCTATcccactgctagccgtcccaatggaccccaagctggcccttcagggcatcgatcctaacccatcactgtggatatcccaatccaccagtaggttattggtgcgccagacgttcctcgaatcctggtccccaccctttaacaaccttcccacaggacaagttgccaccaattgatctgtcaattggtggcaacttgtcctgtgggaaggttgttaaagggtggggaccaggattcgaggaacgtctggcgcaccaataacctactggtggattgggatatccacagtgatgggttaggatcgatgccctgcagggccagcttggggtccgttagGACGactagcagtgggctagcagggtccacagacGATCCAttgggcagctagcggtgggctagtggggtccgcgggacgggttgtcacaaggaagctttgttcttgattgtactATCTTCACTGACagatttgctagatctttgtgtgatcttggttctaggGTCAACCTAATGTCAAGATCAGTAGCACTCAGCATGGGAATGATAGACTTCCAGCCTACTAAGCTCACTCTCATCCTTGCTGACCGATCTGTTCGTATTACAGATggtgttcttgaagatgttccaattaagattggtgaatgcttgatacctactgattttgtggtgttaaAGTATGAGGAGGAACCCAAGGACCTTCTTATTCTGAGAAgatcattcttagccactgctgGAGCTATAATTGATGTAAAGAAGGGTCAGATTTGTCTCAACATTGGTGATTTACAAATGCGCTTTGACATGGAGAAGctggttaagaggccaaccattgatgacTAGACATTCTATGTAGACACATTGTCTAATCTGGCTGAAGAGATATTCCAGGAGCTGCATCCTGAGGATCCATTAGAGAGAGCATTGCTTGCTTCTGCTGAAGAAGCTGAGCATCTAGATGCCAttgctgctgggtatgtcaagctacttgatgctaatgaacaagtgaagaagctggttgcacaagaggaattggttagtacttcttcacaagctgagAAATTTTCTGATTGGAGTCTTGAAAGAGCTCCAAAGCTTGATCTCAAGCCACTTCCTGCAGGTTTAAGGTATGCATTTCTAGGTGAGAACTATTCTTATCCTGTTATTGTTAGTGCTTCCTTGAACAATGCAGAGCTCACTTTATTGCTAAGCAAGCTGCGCAAGTTTCGCAAGgctcttggctattctcttgatgatattgcaggaaTCTCTCCAGACTTGTGtatgcataggattcatcttgaggaaggagctaagacatctattgagcatcagaggaggctgaatccgaatttgcaagatgttgtcaagaaaGAGATCATGAAGCTGCTGAATGCTGGGATCATCTATCCAATATCTGACAGCAATTGGGTTAGTCTGGTACatgttgttcctaagaaggGTGGAGTCACAGTagtgaagaatgacaagaatgacaagaatgagctgatCCCTACAAGGACAATTATTGGTCATCGGATGTGCATAGACTATAGGAAGCTGAATGatcaacaagaaaatatcaCTTCCCACTTCCTTTCATTGACCAGATGCTGGAGAGGTTAGCTAATCATCCATAttactgctttttggatggttacTCAGGCTTCTTCCAGATTCCCATTCATCCTGATGACCAAAAGAAAACCACCTTCACTTGTCCCTATGGTACCTTCGCTTACCGcagaatgccttttggtctctgtaatgctcctgcgaCATTTCAGAGATGCATGATGTGTATCTTCACTGATTGATTGAAGATTATATGGTGGTgttcatggatgatttttcagtCTATGGATCTTCATTCAAAAGCTGTTTGGACAACCTCTGTAAGGTGCTAGCAAGGTGTGAAGAGAAGCATTTGGTGCttaattgggaaaaatgtcattttatggttagagatggcaTAGTGCTTGGCCACAGGGTTTCAGAAGCTGGAATAGAAGTTGACCGCGCTAAGATAGAGGTGATGACAGACCTTCAACTACCAGAGAATGTGGAGGCAGTgaggagttttcttggacatGCTGGGTTCTATAGGCGTTTTATCAAAGATTTCAGcaagatagcaagaccactttctgctttgttgtgtaaagatgtcaagtttgaattcaCTGATGAATGCCGCATAGCCATTGAGAGGATTAAGCAGGAACTTGTGAGTGCACCTATTGTTTAGCCACCAGAttgggatcttccatttgaagtggtgtgtgatgctagtgacttTGCATGGGAGCATTGctgggacaaaaaaaaaataagaagcttCATGCAATCTATTATGCAAGCAGGACACTTGATGAGACACaaagaaattatgcaacaacagagaaggagttgttggctgtg from the Camelina sativa cultivar DH55 chromosome 12, Cs, whole genome shotgun sequence genome contains:
- the LOC104732971 gene encoding uncharacterized protein LOC104732971, whose translation is MGSISAAPGTTVLFSNLRRHSIYNRRHENLSVVSSSSQPSLIPRQRWLYVPKTRLRREILKLDFIARAADSTSSSPSVASGDGTLIPDDEFTLAKISFGVIGLGLGVSLLSYGFGAYFNILPGSEWSAIMLTYGFPLAIIGMALKYAELKPVPCLSYSDAVKLRESCATPILTQVRNDVTRYRYGDEQHLEEALKRIFQYGLGGGIPRRSAPILQMIREEVLTDGRYCLVLVFEAKALNLSDFEKRQAKFTSFFGPDITAEVGKGESENLYEVRLISNVSTNSVSSSS
- the LOC104734047 gene encoding zinc finger MYM-type protein 1-like — protein: MSNAMRRFNPAWFEKYEGFCNWNKPDRLDTHMGKSSNSSHCSAAEKCDNLMKQGQSIVHALFKQDDVVKKEYHIRLNASIGVSRYLLRQGLSFHGHDESEESANRGNFLQLVKYTGEQNDAIKQMAVVFRFVDKSGAVKERFIGVVHVKETSSASLKSAIDNLFAKYRLSLKRLRGQGYDGASNMKGEYNGLRALVVRENNAAYYVHCFAHQLQLVVVAIAKKHFEVGDFFDMISTLVNVVGASCKRQDMIRENYQRKVQEGISRGEINTGTRLNQEILLQRPGNTRWGSHQKTLEGLVELFSTIIEVLEYIQNEKKNVV